GTCATCGGCGTCATCCTGATGGTCGCGATCACGGTCATCCTGGCGGCGGTCGTCGGATCGTTCGTCTTCGGGATCGGCGGACAGGTCCAGCCGTCGTCGCCGAACGCCAACTTCCAGTTCGACTACGAGGCGGACGGGAGCACCTACAACGTGACCGCCAGACACAGCGGCGGCGACACGATTTCGGCGGACGAGACGGTTCAGCTGGCGACGCCCGCGGGAACCGAGAACTTCACCGGCGACGTGTCCGCTGGAAAGACGGCGATGGTGTCAGGTGTCGCACCGGAGACGACCGTCCGCGTGATCTGGGTGTCGGCCAACGGGGAGGACTCGTCGGTGCTTGCCGAA
The DNA window shown above is from Halobaculum marinum and carries:
- a CDS encoding type IV pilin N-terminal domain-containing protein, producing the protein MDVHELLADERAVSPVIGVILMVAITVILAAVVGSFVFGIGGQVQPSSPNANFQFDYEADGSTYNVTARHSGGDTISADETVQLATPAGTENFTGDVSAGKTAMVSGVAPETTVRVIWVSANGEDSSVLAEEQTPA